In the genome of Hyphomicrobium sp. CS1GBMeth3, the window TACCGGTCACCTAACTTGGAGTTACGCTAAGCAGTCTCGGCGCGACGTCCGCGATTAGCTCGCGAACATCGAGGCCGGGCGCCACGCGCTCGTAGTCGCTGTCGATTTCGAGGCACGACGCCCCATGCACGAATGTCCAAAGCCGGATGGCGACCCGCTCCGCGTCGACCTTCTGGCTGTGCTTGCGACTGCAGGCCGCCACCTCGTTGATGACATTTTTCAGGCACTGGTTGCCGCTCTCGTCAACGTGTTGGGCCTTCCTGAGATCGGACTTGTGACCGAACATGAGGCGGAAGACCGCCGGCTGCGCGACGGCAAAATCGAGATAGGAAATCACCATCGCGGTTATGCCTGCGAGCGTGCCTGGCCCGCCCTCAGCCACGGCCTTTGCATTGGCGGCCGTCAGCTCATCGAAGCCGCGTGAGATAATCTCCTGGAGAACCTCTTGCTTGCCACGGAAATGCTTGTAGGGTGCGGCCGTCGTGACGCCGGCGCGGCGGCACGCATCAGCGAGCGTGAAACCATCCGGCCCGTGCTCTTGGAGCAGCTCTCTCGTGGCAGCGACAAGCGCCTCGCGCAGATCACCGTGGTGGAACCGCTGCTTGGTATGCAGGGCCTTTTTTGCACGCGGCATCACTAAATCCTCCCAACGCGCATACCGTTGTGAT includes:
- a CDS encoding TetR/AcrR family transcriptional regulator; protein product: MPRAKKALHTKQRFHHGDLREALVAATRELLQEHGPDGFTLADACRRAGVTTAAPYKHFRGKQEVLQEIISRGFDELTAANAKAVAEGGPGTLAGITAMVISYLDFAVAQPAVFRLMFGHKSDLRKAQHVDESGNQCLKNVINEVAACSRKHSQKVDAERVAIRLWTFVHGASCLEIDSDYERVAPGLDVRELIADVAPRLLSVTPS